The following coding sequences lie in one Longimicrobiaceae bacterium genomic window:
- the guaB gene encoding IMP dehydrogenase, which yields MTRDDTPAPRFAGEGLTFDDVLLVPRRSEVHPGDTDVRSLLTRGIELAIPFVAAAMDTVTESRMAITMAREGGIGIIHKNMPPERQAEEVDRVKRSESGIILDPVTIRPDATLREAMRLMERFSVSGFPVVSETGVLLGILTNRDLQFESDADRPVSEVMTREGLVTAPVGTSLEDAEAVLHRHRIEKLPVVDAAGMLRGLLTVKDIRKRRQFPNACKDEHGRLRVGAAIGASARDLERAAALIGAGVDVLVVDTAHGHSAGVLDAVARVRERFPDVQLIAGNVATREGAAALVERGVDAVKVGVGPGSICTTRVVAGIGVPQLTAVMDAVEGAAGQVPVIADGGIKYSGDVVKALAAGAHSVMMGSMLAGTEESPGESFLLEGRRFKIVRGMGSLAAMQEGSADRYFQEGSDARKFVPEGIEGRVAFKGLAADTIYQLVGGLRSGMGYVGCANVEALRREPQFMRITGAGLRESHPHDVTITREAPNYHS from the coding sequence ATGACCCGTGACGACACCCCGGCCCCGCGCTTCGCGGGCGAGGGCCTTACGTTCGACGACGTGCTGCTCGTGCCCCGCCGCAGCGAGGTGCACCCCGGCGACACCGACGTGCGCAGCCTGCTCACCCGCGGCATCGAGCTGGCGATCCCCTTCGTGGCCGCGGCCATGGACACCGTGACCGAGTCGCGCATGGCCATCACCATGGCCCGCGAGGGCGGCATCGGCATCATCCACAAGAACATGCCTCCCGAGCGCCAGGCCGAGGAGGTGGACCGGGTGAAGCGCTCCGAGAGCGGCATCATCCTGGACCCCGTCACCATCCGTCCGGACGCGACGCTGCGCGAGGCCATGCGGCTGATGGAGCGCTTCTCGGTGAGCGGCTTCCCGGTCGTCAGCGAAACGGGCGTGCTGCTGGGCATCCTCACCAACCGCGACCTGCAGTTCGAGTCCGACGCGGACCGGCCGGTGAGCGAGGTGATGACGCGCGAGGGCCTGGTCACCGCCCCGGTCGGCACCTCGCTGGAGGACGCCGAGGCGGTGCTGCACCGCCACCGAATCGAGAAGCTGCCGGTGGTGGACGCGGCCGGCATGCTGCGCGGCCTGCTGACGGTGAAGGACATCCGCAAGCGGCGGCAGTTCCCCAACGCGTGCAAGGACGAGCACGGCCGCCTGCGCGTGGGCGCGGCCATCGGCGCGTCGGCGCGCGACCTGGAGCGGGCGGCGGCGCTGATCGGCGCGGGTGTGGACGTGCTGGTGGTGGACACGGCGCACGGACACTCGGCCGGCGTGCTCGACGCCGTGGCGCGGGTGCGCGAGCGCTTCCCGGACGTGCAGCTCATCGCCGGCAACGTGGCGACCCGCGAGGGCGCGGCGGCGCTGGTGGAGCGCGGGGTGGACGCGGTGAAGGTGGGCGTGGGCCCCGGCTCCATCTGCACCACGCGCGTGGTGGCGGGCATCGGCGTGCCGCAGCTCACGGCCGTGATGGACGCGGTGGAAGGCGCAGCGGGGCAGGTGCCGGTGATCGCCGACGGCGGCATCAAGTACAGCGGCGACGTGGTGAAGGCCCTGGCGGCGGGCGCGCACTCGGTGATGATGGGGTCGATGCTGGCGGGCACGGAGGAGAGCCCGGGCGAGTCGTTCCTGCTGGAGGGGCGGCGCTTCAAGATCGTGCGGGGGATGGGCAGCCTGGCCGCCATGCAGGAGGGCTCGGCCGACCGCTACTTCCAGGAGGGCAGCGACGCGCGCAAGTTCGTGCCGGAGGGCATCGAGGGGCGCGTGGCGTTCAAGGGCCTGGCGGCGGACACCATTTACCAGCTGGTGGGCGGCCTGCGCTCCGGCATGGGCTACGTGGGCTGCGCGAACGTCGAGGCGCTGCGCCGCGAGCCGCAGTTCATGCGCATCACCGGCGCGGGCCTGCGCGAGTCGCACCCGCACGACGTGACCATCACGCGCGAGGCGCCCAACTACCACTCGTAG
- a CDS encoding YkvA family protein, which translates to MAEHRQRGFRLRDEEDDDRDDEEILPSGRRIQAPRLRRGPRAEPAAESGRDSVMALVRDIPNFGRLLWGLARDPRVSRADKGIVVAALAYVALPFDFLPDTIPLIGEIDDVYVIMLALSRLVNNAGMEVLLDHWQGEMSSLERALAGLDKASSFLPEPIRRVLGKRFG; encoded by the coding sequence ATGGCTGAGCACAGGCAGCGAGGGTTCCGCCTCCGCGACGAGGAAGACGACGACCGCGACGACGAGGAGATCCTCCCCAGCGGGCGCCGCATCCAGGCGCCGCGGCTGCGGCGGGGGCCGCGCGCCGAGCCCGCGGCCGAGAGCGGCCGCGACTCGGTGATGGCGCTGGTGCGCGACATCCCCAACTTCGGGCGCCTGCTGTGGGGCCTGGCCCGCGACCCGCGCGTCTCGCGCGCCGACAAGGGCATCGTGGTGGCCGCGCTGGCCTACGTGGCGCTGCCGTTCGACTTCCTGCCCGACACCATCCCGCTCATCGGCGAGATCGACGACGTGTACGTCATCATGCTGGCGCTGAGCCGCCTGGTGAACAACGCCGGGATGGAGGTGCTGCTGGACCACTGGCAGGGGGAGATGAGCAGCCTGGAGCGGGCGCTTGCCGGGCTCGACAAGGCCTCGTCGTTCCTGCCCGAGCCGATCCGCCGGGTCCTGGGCAAGCGCTTCGGCTGA
- a CDS encoding DUF2281 domain-containing protein — protein sequence MHDVLRSRLLRHIEALPEAQLYQALDYVEFLASKYARDSLRQPGTVQKFGELLEDKMRGQGLAMGTIRGTLGVLGTADRFFSGISEAGKTIIRTVENGVTTATDTVTGGSRPPAEGDTKQLPGSSAGPPQP from the coding sequence ATGCACGACGTCCTCCGCAGCCGCCTGTTGCGGCACATCGAAGCGCTCCCGGAGGCGCAGCTGTACCAGGCGCTCGACTACGTCGAGTTCCTCGCCTCCAAGTACGCCCGCGACAGCCTGCGCCAGCCCGGCACCGTGCAGAAGTTCGGCGAGCTGCTCGAGGACAAGATGCGCGGCCAGGGCCTGGCGATGGGCACCATCCGCGGCACGCTGGGCGTGCTGGGCACCGCCGACCGTTTCTTCAGCGGCATCAGCGAGGCGGGCAAGACGATCATCCGCACCGTGGAGAACGGCGTCACCACCGCGACCGACACGGTCACGGGCGGCAGCCGCCCGCCCGCGGAGGGCGACACGAAGCAGCTCCCGGGCAGCAGCGCAGGTCCACCACAACCGTGA